One stretch of Agelaius phoeniceus isolate bAgePho1 chromosome W unlocalized genomic scaffold, bAgePho1.hap1 SUPER_W_unloc_2, whole genome shotgun sequence DNA includes these proteins:
- the LOC143692750 gene encoding serine/threonine-protein kinase pim-1-like: protein MEEEPARNRKEPRDMQEGKAQEALQERYCLGSLLGRGGFGSVFAATRLSDGAPVAIKRVPRNRVRHWGELPDGSRAPLEIVLQAKVSTGFPGVVQLLEWLELPEHIVMVLERPERCQDLQRFIGARRFLPEEVARALFRQVLEAVRHCTSCGVLHRDIKPENILLDLHTGKAKLIDFGCGTYLQDTAYTHFAGTLSYSPPEWNDFGWYHGEAATIWSLGILLHQMVCGEHPFRRGRNLSWGQLPLPQGLSQGSGDLVSESSTAIPSWDPSGPATDANTNVVDG from the exons ggaaggcgcaggaggccctgcaggagcggtactgcctgggttcgctgctggggcgcggcggcttcggcagcgtcttcgcggccacgcggctctcggacggcgccccg gtggccatcaaaagggtgccacggaaccgcgtccggcactggggcgagctg cccgacggcagcagggcccctctggagatcgtgctgcaggccaaggtgtccactggcttccctggtgtggtgcagctgctggagtggctcgAGCTCCCCGAAcacatcgtgatggtgctggagcggccagagcggtgtcaggacctgcagcgtttcattggggcacggcggttcctgcccgaggaggtggcgcgggcgctgttccgccaggtgctggaggctgtgcggcactgcaccagctgcggggtcctgcaccgcgacatcaagcccgagaacatcctgcttgacctgcacaccgggaaggccaaactgatcgactttggctgtggcacctacctgcaagacacagcttacacccactttgcag gaacactgtcctacagccccccggaatggaacgactttggctggtaccatggcgaggcagcaacgatctggtccctgggcatcctgctgcaccagatggtctgtggggagcacccgttcaggaggggccggaacctcagctggggccagctcccgctgccacaagggctctctcaag GCAGCGGCGACCTGGTTTCGGAGTCCAGCACGGCGATCCCCTCCTGGGATCCCTCGGGGCCAGCAACGGACGctaacaccaatgtggtggatggttaa